A portion of the Musa acuminata AAA Group cultivar baxijiao chromosome BXJ1-1, Cavendish_Baxijiao_AAA, whole genome shotgun sequence genome contains these proteins:
- the LOC135585450 gene encoding uncharacterized protein LOC135585450: protein MDKNSSREKELVFDLEGGENSVIREQEGSKDTWCSAGQDNGMLSRVWSSFISIDGPIKGERVVRLGDSASSSVELPLIDGEALGDRSVGLEAKMGLLEKKVGLETTKKKGCKKPPKPPRPPNSPPLDATNQKLMKEISEIAMMKRARIERMKKKVKDANSARINGNLWALIITILFILVIMWQGVLPSGSSSGRSNGHPESSVETRGGLISIHFYKNASGNTPKASTSMSPNDVEPASGYDEHNKATRNRSGSLRERNHANPSMG, encoded by the exons ATGGATAAGAATAGTTCAAGAGAAAAAGAACTTGTTTTTGATTTAGAGGGCGGTGAGAATTCCGTGATAAGAGAACAGGAAGGATCAAAAGATACATGGTGTAGTGCCGGACAGGACAATGGAATGTTGAGTCGGGTGTGGAGTAGCTTCATCAGTATTGATGggccgataaaaggagaaagagtagtAAGGTTGGGGGATAGTGCATCTAGCTCTGTGGAGCTTCCTCTCATAGATGGGGAAGCCTTGGGGGATAGGAGTGTTGGACTAGAGGCAAAAATGGGCCTCTTGGAGAAGAAGGTTGGACTTgagacaacaaaaaagaaggggtGCAAGAAGCCACCGAAACCACCTCGGCCACCCAACTCTCCGCCTTTGGATGCAACCAACCAGAAGTTGATGAAGGAGATCTCAGAAATTGCAATGATGAAGCGAGCTAGGATCGAGCGGATGAAGAAAAAGGTGAAGGATGCCAATTCTGCGCGTATTAACGGCAACTTGTGGGCCTTGATTATCACCATTCTTTTCATCCTTGTTATAATGTGGCAAG GAGTTCTTCCTAGCGGCAGCTCCAGTGGCAGATCCAATGGTCACCCCGAATCCTCCGTAGAAACAAGGGGCGGGTTGATTTCTATTCACTTCTACAAGAATGCATCAGGAAATACTCCTAAGGCATCCACCTCCATGTCTCCCAA CGATGTCGAACCAGCGTCCGGGTATGATGAGCACAACAAAGCAACGAGGAATAGATCTGGAAGCTTGAGAGAGCGAAACCATGCAAATCCTTCGATGGGATGA